Proteins encoded together in one Nostoc sp. PCC 7524 window:
- a CDS encoding Rieske 2Fe-2S domain-containing protein, which translates to MEAILPGAPWLIAHRSMLGINKPYKITLNGKDYVLWQNQQGEVFALDNVCPHMQAPLSDGWICQDRGTIACPFHALEFDEQGRLHNSGKGSSQPLLTPLEIVIKDDCIWTYGGYAPKIPVPDLIPKVSAGMSFLGVTGDKSIQGTFLNSISINYDYNHQNGTHRELFGIKANRIPVFEHDGYWAKVVQELDREDSTWNDILRNPVILTAPKTYTATLEYAFPALTTFQADFPIGEVLQVHVLYPETATQTKSFVLVYSKPKHPVLTILLGRFVLSAVGTVIEQDTRAIETSYPRQPAKIRLPNEEIMFHAQKLYREW; encoded by the coding sequence ATGGAAGCAATTCTGCCGGGCGCACCTTGGTTAATTGCCCATCGTTCCATGTTGGGCATTAACAAACCCTATAAAATTACCCTGAATGGAAAAGACTATGTACTTTGGCAAAATCAACAAGGTGAAGTCTTTGCCCTCGATAACGTCTGTCCTCATATGCAAGCACCGTTATCAGATGGCTGGATTTGTCAAGACAGGGGTACAATTGCCTGTCCTTTCCATGCCCTAGAGTTTGATGAGCAGGGGCGACTACACAATTCCGGTAAAGGGAGCAGTCAACCTCTGCTAACTCCTCTGGAAATTGTGATTAAAGATGATTGTATTTGGACATACGGCGGTTATGCTCCTAAAATTCCCGTGCCGGATCTCATCCCCAAAGTCAGCGCAGGTATGAGCTTTTTAGGAGTCACAGGAGACAAAAGTATTCAGGGTACTTTTTTGAACAGCATATCAATCAATTATGACTACAACCATCAAAATGGTACACACCGGGAGTTATTCGGCATTAAAGCCAATCGCATCCCTGTATTTGAGCATGACGGATATTGGGCTAAAGTTGTACAAGAACTAGATCGTGAAGATAGTACCTGGAATGATATCCTCCGCAATCCTGTTATCCTCACTGCACCCAAAACTTACACTGCCACATTAGAATATGCTTTTCCCGCACTGACAACTTTTCAGGCTGATTTCCCCATAGGAGAAGTTTTGCAAGTTCATGTATTGTACCCAGAAACTGCAACCCAAACTAAAAGCTTCGTTTTAGTCTACAGCAAACCCAAACACCCTGTTTTAACAATACTACTAGGACGCTTTGTGTTAAGTGCAGTGGGAACAGTGATAGAGCAAGATACACGCGCCATTGAAACCTCTTATCCTCGCCAACCAGCGAAGATTCGCCTACCCAATGAAGAAATTATGTTTCATGCCCAAAAGTTATATCGTGAATGGTGA
- a CDS encoding TetR/AcrR family transcriptional regulator — protein sequence MSKPEPTPMRRQPKQKRSQERVEKILQAAAAVFVEVGYETATTHMIAAKAETAIGSLYQFFPDKLAIFHALEARHMEQVTKINAEIMQSADKQKPLSEFIEHMVNTYAEYFENPMHRVVYIQYFVAPEMFQLFDDSFNQQLIKQLAAFFREWNPELAVEKSEFLAETVHICYNALLLNALRQDKHERQARYAEIKALLVAYLTPHTQQGAHQVMKVMICPYCHSSRLSKNGHRHGKQRYLCKDCGKQFLEKSG from the coding sequence GTGTCCAAACCAGAACCCACCCCCATGCGCCGTCAACCCAAGCAAAAACGCTCTCAAGAACGAGTAGAGAAAATTCTCCAAGCAGCAGCAGCAGTTTTTGTGGAAGTGGGATATGAAACTGCAACTACCCACATGATAGCGGCGAAAGCTGAAACGGCGATTGGTTCGCTATATCAGTTTTTTCCCGATAAATTGGCAATTTTTCATGCCCTGGAAGCTCGTCACATGGAACAGGTGACAAAGATTAATGCTGAAATTATGCAGTCAGCAGACAAGCAAAAGCCATTGTCAGAGTTTATTGAACACATGGTGAATACCTATGCAGAATACTTTGAAAATCCCATGCACCGTGTCGTGTACATCCAGTATTTTGTTGCGCCGGAGATGTTTCAGCTATTTGATGACAGCTTTAATCAGCAGTTGATTAAACAACTCGCAGCCTTTTTTCGTGAGTGGAATCCTGAGTTGGCAGTCGAAAAAAGCGAATTTTTAGCAGAAACAGTTCACATATGCTACAACGCTTTACTACTCAATGCTTTACGCCAGGATAAACACGAAAGACAAGCCCGTTATGCAGAAATTAAAGCTTTATTAGTCGCATATTTGACTCCCCACACACAGCAAGGGGCGCATCAGGTAATGAAAGTAATGATATGTCCTTACTGTCATTCATCCCGATTATCTAAAAATGGGCATCGTCACGGGAAGCAACGCTATCTCTGCAAAGACTGCGGTAAACAGTTTTTAGAAAAATCTGGCTGA
- a CDS encoding Coq4 family protein, giving the protein MPTLNPATIQPLKLDSEVQRQLNFQFLTAMKGFFTLLTTEDSLDAVDELSSILVHSRAFELAAEDMQLNPDVASLIQERYSPPAHDLEQLLQLPPDSLGYLYASRLKELGFERIDLDIDINSDTTYIEYRWQQTHDIWHLITGFSASSIEEIGLQAFYLAQFRLPLAGMLIANALIGMILLTPEDLPQLLETIAQGWMMGLNAKPLFAQRWEEAWQKPLSQWQAELNIQPFKA; this is encoded by the coding sequence ATGCCAACCCTCAACCCTGCAACTATTCAGCCCCTTAAACTTGATTCGGAAGTACAACGACAGTTGAATTTCCAGTTTTTGACAGCGATGAAAGGCTTTTTTACCTTACTCACGACAGAAGACAGTCTAGATGCAGTTGATGAACTGAGTAGCATTTTAGTTCATAGCCGTGCTTTTGAACTGGCTGCGGAAGATATGCAGCTTAATCCTGATGTAGCAAGTTTAATCCAAGAGCGGTATAGTCCCCCAGCCCATGATTTAGAGCAACTATTGCAACTTCCACCTGATTCCTTGGGGTATCTATACGCTTCCAGACTCAAAGAATTGGGTTTTGAGCGTATTGATTTAGACATTGACATCAATTCTGATACAACTTACATTGAGTATCGTTGGCAACAAACTCATGATATTTGGCATCTGATTACAGGGTTTAGTGCCAGCAGCATTGAGGAAATAGGACTACAGGCATTTTATTTAGCGCAGTTTCGTCTACCTTTGGCGGGGATGTTAATTGCTAATGCTTTGATAGGTATGATTTTGCTGACTCCCGAAGATTTACCGCAACTTCTCGAAACTATTGCCCAAGGCTGGATGATGGGATTAAATGCCAAGCCCTTATTTGCTCAAAGGTGGGAAGAAGCTTGGCAAAAACCTTTATCCCAATGGCAAGCGGAATTGAATATTCAGCCGTTTAAAGCCTAA
- a CDS encoding TetR/AcrR family transcriptional regulator codes for MTAKNPAKMRRQPQQMRSQERVDSILNAAEELFIEVGYEQTTTRAIATRAKVPVGSLYQFFPDKEAILKALATRYFQREYQLFAQLHTQQAETLPVDVYVDKVIDAFDHFMNSHPGYRAVYEQLLNLMTYPAIAAIDDYEYRIIDELAAFFGRLNPKLDTEKSQAIALVVVKVVGDLLWLATSQNPEMRQQLLTETKILMLGYLNNYLGKDSPQI; via the coding sequence ATGACAGCGAAAAATCCTGCAAAAATGCGCCGTCAACCGCAGCAGATGCGGAGTCAGGAGCGAGTAGATAGTATTTTGAATGCAGCCGAAGAGTTATTTATTGAGGTGGGATATGAACAGACGACGACGCGAGCGATCGCCACTCGTGCTAAAGTTCCCGTAGGTTCGTTGTATCAGTTCTTTCCCGATAAAGAAGCGATTCTCAAAGCCTTAGCAACGCGATATTTTCAACGGGAGTATCAGTTGTTTGCTCAACTACACACACAACAAGCCGAGACTTTACCTGTAGATGTGTATGTTGATAAGGTGATTGATGCCTTTGATCATTTTATGAATAGCCATCCGGGATATCGTGCAGTTTATGAACAACTGCTGAACTTGATGACATATCCAGCAATTGCCGCAATAGATGACTACGAATACCGGATTATCGATGAACTCGCGGCTTTTTTTGGTAGACTAAACCCTAAGCTAGATACTGAAAAATCTCAGGCGATCGCTTTGGTAGTAGTGAAAGTAGTAGGCGATTTGCTCTGGCTAGCGACAAGTCAAAACCCTGAAATGCGTCAACAATTGTTAACAGAAACCAAAATATTAATGTTGGGTTATCTCAATAATTATCTGGGCAAAGATTCCCCACAAATATGA
- a CDS encoding spondin domain-containing protein, with protein sequence MAINRVTVSIENLAPEQGTFLTPLWFGFHNGTFDTYDRGRPVSPGLERLAEDGLVNLISQEFDLSGFGKVQGVIPGSQDTPGPIDPGETATFTVELDGTNPTSRFFNYASMIIPSNDFFIANGNERAHQIFDDQGNFIGTDFIVLGNNVLDAGSEVNDEIPANTAFFGQQNPDTGTPENGVVTLASGFIPGGNILSDSRFTNADFTTPGYQVARIRVFAENPVFPVAEPVYLSSLLTGTQERPLFTGSTATGISQFTLNETGDALKYSLTISGLDFGNLLGTDPQTPDTGDDVTMVHIHDGGREDSSPLAFNLTGAQDADDLEIVKNADGSVTLSGIWEQTDNASLPLSNFVSEIRNAQPNEDIGLYWNIHTNRFPGGEIRGQFQAGQLPPSEPLQIRVVVENLAPQQGGIVTPFWFGLHDGSFNTFDIGQPASSAIEIVAEEGFIGLEGLTPGYPSYEGTSFENLDLVNIPILPQTIAGLFANSSDGFQSIIVPDDNPLGIPPGELGTQTFTIQNPASNRFFSYAAMYFPSNDAFIADQDPIEIFDSEGNFIGADFIITGDQVWDAGTEVNDELLPSLPFSPAQVGQGTPENGNITAHPGFLPPGSGGVLDLGNGAFANADFTTPGYQVARVRIYAVPTVSVFAEPASPISELNQEPGAFIFKLSAPAPEGGLVVNFQAGDDDPDPNSRDVNIGGAGTTNIDDFNIRPIPGFVSSVTISEGATEARLVVTPFADGLVEPEEVISVNLLSGEDYNLNPANISAGITIIDGIASGLGGQNNFVIRPGNTVTITDFGGIGRGVNPANETVAEVDTLQFEGAGLTAENLLLLQDGNNLQVSFAGIPGTQVTLQNLALEDLDNLRRNTGARVDLGNILFDGDTKIQDSFDVINANANPNRVFNRNTVTFLNEFDNVVRGFNNSDDVINGQGGDDTLWGLSGDDILRGGLGEDFLFGGRGEDTLVGGWGDDRLYLGNDRDIDTVVYNSGDGTDIVYQFTQGVGGDVLSFEGIVAIDVVTFSNITEFRLSDGIQGNSGFGAGDLLVELNGTTGFTADNIGANLAATNTAAFLFA encoded by the coding sequence ATGGCAATTAATCGAGTCACTGTATCGATTGAAAACCTCGCCCCAGAGCAAGGCACATTCCTGACACCTCTTTGGTTTGGCTTTCATAATGGTACTTTTGATACCTATGACCGAGGTAGACCTGTTTCTCCTGGGTTGGAAAGATTAGCGGAAGATGGTTTAGTTAATTTAATTTCTCAGGAATTTGATCTATCTGGATTTGGTAAAGTACAAGGGGTAATACCTGGTTCACAAGATACACCAGGCCCCATCGACCCCGGTGAAACAGCAACATTTACCGTGGAACTGGACGGTACAAACCCCACCAGTCGCTTTTTTAACTATGCTTCTATGATCATTCCCAGCAATGATTTCTTCATCGCTAACGGGAATGAACGCGCTCACCAGATATTCGATGACCAAGGTAATTTCATTGGGACAGATTTCATTGTCTTGGGTAACAATGTCCTCGATGCTGGCTCAGAAGTTAATGACGAAATTCCAGCAAATACTGCCTTTTTTGGACAGCAGAACCCTGACACTGGCACACCAGAAAATGGTGTAGTGACTTTAGCATCAGGGTTTATTCCTGGTGGCAATATCTTAAGTGACTCTAGATTTACCAACGCAGATTTTACTACCCCTGGATATCAAGTTGCCAGAATTCGTGTCTTTGCGGAAAATCCTGTTTTTCCTGTGGCTGAACCTGTGTATTTATCATCTCTGTTGACGGGAACACAAGAAAGACCTTTATTTACAGGTTCTACAGCCACCGGTATATCCCAATTTACCCTCAACGAAACTGGTGATGCACTCAAATATAGCCTCACCATCTCTGGTCTTGATTTTGGGAATTTATTAGGTACTGACCCCCAAACTCCAGATACAGGTGATGATGTGACAATGGTTCACATCCACGATGGCGGACGGGAAGACAGCAGCCCCCTAGCTTTTAATTTAACTGGCGCTCAAGATGCCGATGATTTAGAGATTGTAAAAAACGCCGATGGTTCTGTCACCCTTTCCGGTATTTGGGAACAGACCGACAACGCGAGTCTTCCTTTGAGTAACTTTGTGAGTGAAATTCGTAACGCCCAACCCAATGAAGATATCGGGCTTTACTGGAATATTCACACTAACCGCTTCCCTGGTGGAGAAATTCGCGGACAATTCCAAGCAGGACAACTTCCCCCCAGCGAGCCATTGCAAATTAGAGTTGTAGTTGAGAATCTCGCGCCACAACAAGGCGGTATTGTCACACCTTTCTGGTTTGGGTTACATGATGGTAGCTTCAACACCTTCGATATTGGTCAACCAGCTTCTTCCGCAATAGAAATTGTGGCTGAGGAAGGATTCATCGGTTTGGAAGGACTAACCCCAGGCTATCCCAGCTACGAAGGTACTTCCTTTGAGAATCTTGATTTAGTCAATATTCCTATTCTTCCCCAAACCATTGCAGGTTTATTCGCTAACAGTTCCGATGGTTTCCAAAGTATCATCGTCCCCGATGATAACCCCTTGGGTATTCCACCAGGAGAATTAGGTACACAGACATTCACCATCCAAAACCCTGCTAGTAACCGCTTCTTTAGTTACGCAGCAATGTACTTTCCTAGTAACGATGCTTTCATTGCTGACCAAGACCCGATTGAAATTTTTGACAGCGAAGGAAATTTCATCGGTGCAGACTTCATTATTACTGGGGATCAAGTTTGGGATGCAGGTACAGAAGTGAATGATGAACTTCTACCAAGTTTACCCTTTTCACCTGCTCAAGTTGGTCAAGGGACTCCTGAAAATGGAAATATTACTGCACACCCTGGATTTTTACCCCCTGGTAGCGGTGGTGTCCTGGATTTAGGCAATGGTGCTTTTGCTAATGCCGATTTTACAACTCCTGGTTATCAGGTAGCACGAGTAAGAATTTATGCCGTACCCACAGTCAGCGTTTTTGCAGAACCAGCCAGTCCCATTTCTGAACTCAACCAAGAACCAGGTGCTTTCATCTTTAAACTGAGTGCGCCAGCACCAGAAGGTGGTTTGGTGGTGAATTTCCAAGCTGGTGATGATGACCCAGACCCCAATTCTCGTGATGTCAATATTGGCGGAGCAGGAACAACTAATATTGATGACTTCAATATCAGACCAATACCTGGTTTTGTTTCTAGCGTCACTATTTCTGAAGGTGCGACAGAAGCCAGATTAGTTGTTACTCCCTTTGCTGATGGTTTGGTAGAACCAGAGGAAGTAATATCTGTGAATCTACTCTCAGGTGAAGATTACAACCTCAATCCAGCTAATATCTCCGCCGGAATCACCATTATTGATGGAATTGCTAGTGGTTTGGGTGGTCAAAATAACTTTGTGATTCGTCCTGGTAATACTGTCACTATCACTGATTTTGGTGGTATTGGTCGAGGGGTGAATCCTGCAAATGAAACTGTTGCAGAAGTTGATACTTTACAATTTGAGGGTGCTGGTTTAACGGCTGAAAATCTCTTGCTGCTGCAAGATGGTAACAATTTACAAGTTAGCTTTGCAGGTATCCCAGGTACTCAGGTAACTCTGCAAAACTTGGCGCTGGAAGATTTAGATAATCTACGACGAAACACTGGTGCTAGGGTAGACCTAGGTAATATCTTGTTTGATGGCGATACCAAAATTCAAGACAGTTTTGATGTCATCAATGCCAATGCTAACCCCAATAGAGTGTTTAATCGCAATACAGTTACATTCTTGAATGAGTTTGATAACGTTGTTCGCGGTTTCAATAACTCTGATGACGTAATTAATGGCCAAGGTGGTGATGATACTCTCTGGGGTTTGAGTGGGGATGATATCCTACGCGGTGGTTTAGGTGAAGATTTTCTGTTTGGCGGTAGGGGTGAAGATACATTAGTTGGTGGCTGGGGTGATGATAGACTCTACCTGGGTAATGACCGTGATATTGATACCGTTGTCTATAACAGTGGTGATGGCACGGATATTGTGTATCAATTTACTCAAGGTGTAGGAGGTGATGTACTCAGCTTTGAGGGTATCGTTGCTATTGATGTGGTAACTTTTAGTAATATTACTGAGTTTCGTTTGAGTGATGGTATACAAGGCAATTCTGGGTTTGGTGCTGGTGATTTGTTAGTTGAACTCAATGGTACAACTGGGTTTACAGCAGATAATATCGGTGCAAATCTTGCTGCTACTAATACAGCTGCATTTTTATTTGCTTAG
- the bchH gene encoding magnesium chelatase subunit H, which produces MKRIVLIAGFESFNADLYRKAAIVAKSRCPDLDIRVFSDRDITSIRPEVEAALQGADVFFGSLIFDYDQVLWLRDRISQIPIRLVFESALELMSLTQIGAFAIGDKPKGMPKPVKFILDKFSNGREEDKLAGYISFLKIGPKLLKFVPVQKVQDLRNWLIIYGYWNAGGTENVAALFWTLAEKYLDLKVGEIPPPIETPNIGLLHPDYQGFFTSPKAYLEWYQKRSSPCSLPPAPCPLPPTPCPLPPAPCPPITAILLYRKHVITKQPYIPQLIRRFEEAGLIPLPIFINGVEGHVAVRDWITTDYELQQRQQGKIETPSLSQEAVKVDAIVSTIGFPLVGGPAGSMEAGRQVEVAKRILTAKNVPYIVAAPLLIQDIHSWTRQGVGGLQSVVLYALPELDGAIDTVPLGGLVGEDIYLVPERVQRLIGRVKNWVKLRQTPPAERKIAIILYGFPPGYGAVGTAALLNVPRSLIKLLHALKDQGYNVGDIPEDGEELIRQVREIDEEMERWEINKPFPSSATTVNARKLEKWLGYLRTSRIEKQWKSLTGSGIKTYGDELHVGGVQLGNVWIGIQPPLGIQGDPMRLMFERDLTPHPQYAAFYKWLQNELQADAVIHFGMHGTVEWLPGSPLGNTGYSWSDILLGDLPNLYIYAANNPSESILAKRRGYGVLISHNVPPYGRAGLYKELVALRDLISEYREDPKKNYVLKEGICKKIVDTGLDVDCPFEDAKKLGIPFTPENIKMFSAHAFDDYLVKLYEYLQVLETRLFSSGLHILGEPPNEEELASYLEAYFGQEQPKNPEEAQQIKDLLMQTTDEITNLLRGLNGEFIPPAPGGDLLRDGAGVLPTGRNIHALDPYRMPSPAAYERGREIGQKIISQHLQEHGKYPETVAVLLWGLDAIKTKGESLGILLELVGAEPVKEGTGRIVRYELKSLSEVGHPRIDVLGNLSGIFRDSFVNIIELLDDLFQRAAEADEPEDQNFIKKHALALKAQGVENTSARLFSNPAGDFGSLVNDRVVDGNWESGDELGKTWQSRNVFSYGRQDKGQARPEVLNQLLQTSDRIVQEIDSVEYGLTDIQEYYANTGGLKKAAEQRSGKKVTASFVESFSKDTTPRNLDDLLRMEYRTKLLNPKWAEAMANQGSGGAFEISQRMTALIGWGGTADFKDDWVYDQAADTYALDPEMAEKLRQANPEAFRNIVSRMLEAHGRGFWQADTDKLDKLRQLYELTDEQLEGVTV; this is translated from the coding sequence ATGAAACGCATCGTCTTGATTGCTGGGTTTGAATCATTTAACGCTGACTTGTACAGAAAGGCCGCAATTGTGGCCAAATCTCGCTGTCCTGACTTAGATATTAGAGTATTTAGCGATCGCGATATTACAAGCATTCGCCCAGAAGTAGAAGCAGCACTCCAAGGCGCGGATGTGTTTTTTGGTAGTCTCATCTTTGATTATGACCAAGTTTTGTGGCTGCGCGATCGCATCAGTCAAATTCCCATCCGCCTAGTATTCGAGTCAGCCTTAGAACTGATGAGTTTAACTCAAATCGGTGCATTTGCGATCGGCGACAAACCCAAAGGAATGCCCAAACCCGTTAAATTCATCCTCGACAAATTCAGCAACGGACGCGAAGAAGACAAACTAGCCGGTTATATTAGCTTCTTAAAAATTGGCCCTAAACTCCTAAAATTTGTCCCAGTGCAGAAAGTCCAAGACTTACGCAACTGGTTAATTATCTACGGCTACTGGAACGCCGGCGGCACAGAAAACGTCGCCGCCTTATTTTGGACACTAGCAGAAAAATATTTAGACTTAAAAGTCGGCGAAATCCCCCCACCCATAGAAACCCCCAACATAGGTTTACTACACCCCGACTATCAAGGCTTTTTCACATCACCCAAAGCCTACCTAGAATGGTATCAAAAGCGTTCTTCCCCCTGCTCCCTGCCCCCTGCCCCCTGCCCTCTACCTCCTACCCCCTGCCCCCTGCCCCCTGCCCCCTGCCCTCCCATCACCGCCATCCTCCTCTACCGTAAACACGTCATCACCAAACAACCATATATTCCCCAACTCATTCGCCGCTTTGAGGAAGCCGGTTTAATACCCTTACCCATCTTCATCAACGGCGTAGAAGGACACGTAGCGGTACGAGATTGGATTACAACCGACTACGAACTGCAACAACGCCAACAAGGAAAAATAGAAACCCCCTCACTTTCCCAAGAAGCCGTCAAAGTAGATGCAATTGTTTCTACAATAGGCTTTCCCCTCGTCGGTGGCCCAGCCGGTTCAATGGAAGCCGGTCGTCAAGTAGAAGTAGCCAAACGCATCCTCACCGCCAAAAACGTTCCTTACATCGTCGCCGCACCTTTGTTAATTCAAGACATCCACTCATGGACACGTCAAGGCGTGGGTGGTTTGCAAAGTGTGGTATTGTACGCCTTACCAGAATTAGACGGCGCAATTGATACCGTTCCCCTCGGCGGTTTAGTGGGTGAAGACATATATTTAGTTCCCGAACGGGTACAGCGTCTCATTGGGAGAGTAAAAAACTGGGTGAAACTGCGACAAACACCCCCCGCAGAACGCAAAATTGCCATTATTTTATATGGCTTTCCTCCTGGTTATGGTGCAGTGGGTACGGCTGCATTATTAAACGTTCCCCGCAGTTTAATTAAATTACTTCACGCCCTCAAAGACCAGGGTTACAACGTCGGCGATATCCCCGAAGACGGCGAAGAATTAATTCGCCAAGTGAGAGAAATTGACGAAGAAATGGAAAGATGGGAAATTAATAAACCTTTCCCAAGTTCAGCCACTACTGTTAATGCTCGAAAATTAGAAAAATGGTTGGGATATCTCCGCACATCGCGTATTGAAAAACAATGGAAATCTTTAACAGGAAGCGGAATTAAAACTTACGGTGATGAACTTCATGTGGGTGGTGTGCAGTTAGGAAATGTCTGGATAGGTATACAACCACCTTTGGGAATACAAGGCGACCCCATGCGGTTAATGTTTGAACGTGACTTAACACCACATCCCCAATACGCCGCTTTTTATAAATGGTTACAAAATGAACTGCAAGCCGATGCTGTAATTCACTTTGGAATGCACGGAACAGTAGAATGGTTGCCCGGTTCACCATTAGGAAATACAGGTTATTCTTGGTCTGATATCTTATTAGGAGATTTACCCAACCTATATATATATGCTGCCAATAATCCGTCCGAGTCGATATTAGCTAAACGGCGCGGTTATGGGGTGTTAATTTCTCACAACGTCCCGCCTTATGGTCGGGCAGGTTTGTATAAAGAATTGGTCGCCCTGCGCGATTTAATTTCAGAATATCGCGAAGACCCGAAAAAGAATTATGTCCTCAAGGAAGGCATTTGTAAAAAGATTGTCGATACTGGTTTAGATGTCGATTGCCCATTTGAAGACGCGAAAAAATTGGGTATTCCCTTCACTCCAGAAAATATCAAAATGTTTAGCGCCCATGCCTTTGATGATTATCTGGTGAAGTTGTATGAGTATTTGCAAGTTTTAGAAACTCGCTTATTTTCTTCTGGGTTACATATATTAGGTGAACCTCCAAATGAAGAAGAACTAGCATCTTATCTTGAAGCATATTTTGGTCAAGAACAACCAAAAAATCCAGAAGAAGCACAGCAAATCAAAGATTTGTTGATGCAAACCACAGATGAAATTACCAATCTTTTACGAGGATTAAACGGTGAATTTATCCCCCCTGCACCTGGTGGTGATTTATTAAGAGATGGTGCAGGAGTATTACCCACAGGCAGAAATATCCATGCTTTAGATCCCTATAGAATGCCTTCCCCCGCCGCCTATGAACGGGGACGAGAAATTGGTCAAAAAATTATCAGTCAGCATTTACAAGAACATGGTAAATATCCCGAAACAGTCGCAGTTTTATTGTGGGGATTAGATGCCATTAAAACCAAGGGTGAATCGTTAGGAATTCTTTTAGAATTAGTAGGTGCTGAACCTGTGAAAGAAGGGACGGGGCGAATTGTTCGTTATGAATTGAAATCCTTATCTGAAGTAGGACATCCCCGCATTGATGTGTTAGGTAATTTATCAGGAATCTTCCGAGATAGTTTTGTTAATATCATCGAATTGTTAGATGATTTATTCCAAAGGGCGGCGGAAGCTGACGAACCTGAAGACCAGAATTTTATTAAAAAACACGCCTTAGCTTTAAAGGCGCAAGGTGTAGAAAATACCTCCGCCAGATTATTTTCTAACCCAGCCGGTGATTTTGGTTCATTAGTTAATGATAGAGTGGTTGATGGTAACTGGGAATCTGGTGATGAATTAGGTAAAACTTGGCAAAGTCGCAACGTCTTTAGCTACGGAAGACAAGATAAAGGCCAAGCTAGACCAGAAGTATTAAACCAGTTATTACAGACAAGCGATCGCATCGTCCAAGAAATCGATTCGGTAGAATATGGTTTAACCGACATTCAGGAATATTACGCCAACACAGGCGGACTGAAAAAAGCCGCAGAACAACGAAGCGGTAAGAAAGTTACTGCTAGCTTTGTGGAAAGTTTCTCCAAAGACACCACACCCCGCAACCTAGATGATTTACTCAGAATGGAATACCGCACCAAACTGCTAAATCCCAAATGGGCCGAGGCGATGGCGAATCAAGGTTCAGGCGGTGCATTTGAAATTTCTCAACGTATGACAGCTTTAATAGGTTGGGGTGGCACGGCTGATTTTAAAGATGATTGGGTATACGACCAAGCCGCAGACACCTATGCTTTAGACCCCGAAATGGCGGAGAAATTACGCCAAGCTAACCCCGAAGCTTTTCGGAATATTGTCAGCCGAATGTTAGAAGCCCACGGGCGTGGTTTTTGGCAAGCTGATACAGATAAATTAGATAAGTTGCGTCAATTGTATGAGTTGACAGATGAACAATTAGAAGGAGTGACAGTTTAG
- a CDS encoding LabA-like NYN domain-containing protein, translated as MTNTGFTKVNNTYRPLAEEPHLPGKIQIKNGNKHEPSRQRQPRVDDSVANDLNRGRVAIFIDGANLFHAALQLGIEIDYLKLLCRLTSGSRLLRAFFYTGIDTSRQIPTRPRTNDKQQGFLFWMRRNGYRVVTKDVQLTDSTKKPNLNVEIAVDMITLAPYYDTAVLVSGDGDLSYAVNAVTSTGVRVEVVSLRTMTNDCLIDVADYFLDLDSIKQQIQKDSHLGYSYRALSNSNL; from the coding sequence ATGACTAACACTGGTTTTACCAAAGTCAACAATACATATAGACCCCTTGCTGAAGAACCTCACCTACCAGGGAAAATTCAGATAAAAAATGGCAACAAACATGAACCCTCTAGACAGCGACAACCTAGAGTTGATGATTCTGTTGCTAATGACTTGAATCGTGGTCGAGTAGCTATTTTTATCGATGGTGCTAATCTATTTCATGCTGCTTTGCAACTTGGCATTGAAATTGACTATCTCAAATTACTCTGTCGTTTAACTTCAGGTTCACGGTTATTGCGTGCGTTTTTCTACACTGGTATTGATACATCTCGTCAGATTCCCACTCGTCCACGTACAAATGATAAGCAACAAGGCTTTTTATTTTGGATGCGTCGTAATGGCTATCGTGTAGTGACAAAAGACGTACAGCTAACAGATAGCACCAAAAAACCCAATTTGAATGTCGAAATTGCTGTAGATATGATCACCTTGGCTCCCTACTACGATACGGCTGTTTTAGTGAGTGGTGATGGAGATTTATCATATGCTGTCAATGCTGTCACCAGTACAGGTGTGCGAGTGGAAGTTGTGAGTCTGCGAACCATGACTAATGACTGTTTAATAGATGTTGCTGACTATTTTCTAGACCTCGATAGTATTAAACAGCAGATTCAAAAAGACTCCCATCTGGGGTATAGCTATCGAGCATTGTCTAATTCCAATCTGTAG